AAAATAGAACACTACCCCGAAACCCTGGGAGAATCCCCGGTGGATTTCAAATTAGGACTCTTCTGTATGGAGAACTTCTCCCACAGCTACTTAAAAGAGTTCCTAAAACAGAATGAAATTGAAATGGATGATGTAGACCAGTTCCGAGTGGAAAAAGGACACTTCTGGGCCTACCTGAAAAATGGTGATGTTTTCAAAACACCACTATCCAAGGCCAAGGCTTGTATGAGGAAGAATTGCCAGGTGTGTGTGGATTACACCTCAGAACTGGCTGATCTATCTGTGGGATCAGTGGGTTCCGCTCCGGGATGGTCCACCCTTATAGCCCGAACAGAAAAGGGACTCCAAGCCTTGCAAAATGCTGAAAACAAAGGTTACATTGAAACTAAACCTCTGGAACAATCAGGACTCAAGTTACTGGAGAATCTGGCCAATAAAAAGAAAAAAGAAAACAAAGGAGAAATAAGGAAGAGGGAATCTGTGGCCCGACCGGTGATTTATCGTCGGTACATGAGCGATGCAGAATTTGAAACAGAAGTTGCATCCTGCCAGTTCGATGATCTGAAATCAGATGTCATTGACATAGGTGGTTGTGTGCTCTGTGGAGCCTGTTACTACGCCTGTCCCGAGAACATCATATCCATTGAGGACCGTAAACCCCAACTGAGGGGAAACTGCCCCCCTGAATGTAACCTTTGTTACGTGGCCTGTCCCCGCACCTACGTGTCCCAAGAAATCCTGAGCCGGGACCTGGACCAGAAAGCCCTGGGAGACTACCTGAAGATAGTATCAGCCCGGGCAACTAATGTGGAAGGTCAGGACGGTGGAGTGGCCACTGCCCTTTTAAACTACATTTTAGATGAAAATGTAACCGAAGAGGTAGTGGTTGTGGATAAAAGTGAACAAAATCCCTGGAAACCAGAGGCAGTACTTACTTCCGACACAGAAGAAGTTAAGAAAGCAGCAGGGACCAAATACTCAGCCTGTCCCGTGTTCAAAGTATTGAAGGATAATGATAATAAGGAAAAGGAGGTGTCCTAGATGCCTTTTAAAATTGAAAGAAACCAGGAACTTTGCCTGAGAAACTTCGGACGTCCAGGTTGCTGCTGGTATCTCTGCGACAACCGGGACGAAAACCTGTGTAAGAACTGTTACTCCTGTTACAACAACTGTCCCCACGGAGTGTACGAGATAGTGGATGATGAACCATACCCCCTGCACCATGAAAAATGTGTGGGCTGCCGTATCTGTGAGGAAATGTGCCCTAACAATGCCATAGAAGTTAGTGCCATACCCCAGGATGTTAGGAATGTATGGAGTTTCAACGATCTGGTGGAGATCAACCGGAAATCCACCGAAGGATCCTACAAGGTCCGGGGATGTGGTGCCACTCGGCCCATACCCACCTTTGATGATCTGGTAATTGTACCGGCCCAGGTTTCCCGGCCACCCATCGATAAATACCGGGAACCCTGCAACACCAGGGTAGTTCTAGGAAGCCGTTACGCTGAAAACCCCCTGGTATTAGACACACCTATCATGATCGGAGCTATGAGTTTCGGGGCCCTATCTAAAGAAGCCAAGATCGCCCTGGCCATGGGTGCCACCCTGGCAGGTACTGCCACCAACACCGGAGAAGGTGGAATGCTCCCTGAAGAACGTAGATATGCCAACAAACTCATTGCCCAGTACGCTTCTGGCCGTTTCGGTGTGAGTGCTGAATATTTAAATAAATCCAATGCCGTGGAAATCAAAATAGGCCAGGGAGCAAAATCTGGTATGGGAGGCCACCTCCTGGGAGAAAAGGTTACTGCCGAGGTCTCCAAGATCAGGATGATACCCGAAGGGACCGATGCCCTGAGCCCGGCCCGGCACATGGATATCGTTGGCCCGGAAGACCTTTCCATGAAGATCAGTCAGCTTAGGGAAATAACCGACTGGAAAGTACCCATCATGGTGAAATTCACCAGTGGACGGGTCAGTGACGATGTGAAGATCGCAGCCAAGGCCGGAGCCGATGCCATAGTAGTGGATGGTATGCAGGGAGGAACTGGAGCCGGACCAGACGTGGTCACCGAACACAGTGGAGTGCCCACCATTGCCGCTATCGTGGAAGCAGACGAGGCCCTCAAACACATCAACCTGCGGGAAGATGTGAGCCTGATTGCTGCGGGAGGTATAAGGAATGGTGCCGATGTGGCCAAAGCCATAGCCCTGGGAGCTGACGCCTGTTACATTGCCACCAGTGCC
This Methanobacterium formicicum DNA region includes the following protein-coding sequences:
- a CDS encoding Coenzyme F420 hydrogenase/dehydrogenase, beta subunit C-terminal domain, whose protein sequence is MTANHKGVTLVGTPCQIIAAAKIEHYPETLGESPVDFKLGLFCMENFSHSYLKEFLKQNEIEMDDVDQFRVEKGHFWAYLKNGDVFKTPLSKAKACMRKNCQVCVDYTSELADLSVGSVGSAPGWSTLIARTEKGLQALQNAENKGYIETKPLEQSGLKLLENLANKKKKENKGEIRKRESVARPVIYRRYMSDAEFETEVASCQFDDLKSDVIDIGGCVLCGACYYACPENIISIEDRKPQLRGNCPPECNLCYVACPRTYVSQEILSRDLDQKALGDYLKIVSARATNVEGQDGGVATALLNYILDENVTEEVVVVDKSEQNPWKPEAVLTSDTEEVKKAAGTKYSACPVFKVLKDNDNKEKEVS
- a CDS encoding glutamate synthase-related protein, which gives rise to MPFKIERNQELCLRNFGRPGCCWYLCDNRDENLCKNCYSCYNNCPHGVYEIVDDEPYPLHHEKCVGCRICEEMCPNNAIEVSAIPQDVRNVWSFNDLVEINRKSTEGSYKVRGCGATRPIPTFDDLVIVPAQVSRPPIDKYREPCNTRVVLGSRYAENPLVLDTPIMIGAMSFGALSKEAKIALAMGATLAGTATNTGEGGMLPEERRYANKLIAQYASGRFGVSAEYLNKSNAVEIKIGQGAKSGMGGHLLGEKVTAEVSKIRMIPEGTDALSPARHMDIVGPEDLSMKISQLREITDWKVPIMVKFTSGRVSDDVKIAAKAGADAIVVDGMQGGTGAGPDVVTEHSGVPTIAAIVEADEALKHINLREDVSLIAAGGIRNGADVAKAIALGADACYIATSALVSIGCRVCQMCYAGTCRKGIATQNPQLRRRLDYIEGGKRVARFIEAMTEEAVMLTQQAGNTDLLKLEKDDLRALTVESSAMTGVKMAGLEAPIRS